The segment AGAAAAATGGGCAGTTCGGGATGGAAGGCCGCCGGTGAGGTGCCTTCTGTGACGCCGAGACGACGAGGCAAAGTGCTGGAGTGCGCGATCCTCGATGCGGCCCTGGAGCAGCTCGGCACGGTCGGCTGGAGTGGGCTCACGATGGAGGGTGTCGCGGCCGGGGCGCAGACCGGCAAGGCCGCGGTCTACCGGCGCTGGCCGTCCAAGGTGGACCTGGTCGCCGATGCGCTCCGGTCGAGCATGCCGTCCCTCGACGGTGCGCCGGACTGCGGCGGGGTGCGTGAGGATCTCTTCCAGCTGTGCCGTGCGATACGGGACACCTTCTTCTCCCGGCCCGGGCTCGCACTCCGGTCCGTCCTTCACGAATGCGATTCGGCCACCGCGGAGAGATTCCATGCGGTGATCATGGGGCAGGTCGTCGAGCCGTCCGTCCGGCTGATCCGGGCGGTGGTGGAGCGAGGTGTCGCCCGGGGCGAGGTCCGGGGTGATGCGATCGACGACATGGTCTTCGAGGTGATCCCGGGGCTGATGATGTACCGCTCGAAGGTGTGCGGGAGCGAATGGGGGGACCGTGAGATCGCCGAGATGGTCGACCGGGTGATGGTCCCCCTGCTGCGGTCGTGCGGAGCGGCCCGGGGTGTGGCCGGTGGGGGCCGCGCGACAGGTGGTGCGGAACCGTGATCGGAATCCGGTTGTCCCCGGTGGGGGCGGGCGGCGTACCCTTGCTGGCGCCATGCCGTACGAACCACCCACTCACAGAGTCGAGCGCTCCATCCGGGCCACCACCGGAGCCAAGATCGTCGCCGGGGTCGACGAGGTCGGGCGCGGGGCCTGGGCCGGTCCCGTCACCGTGTGCGCCGCGGTCACCGGACTGCGCCGCCCGCCCGCCGGTCTCACCGACTCCAAGCTCCTCTCGCCGAAGCGCCGCGAGGAGCTCGCCGTCGAGCTGGAGACCTGGGTCACCGCCCATGCGCTCGGCCATGCCTCGCCGGAGGAGATCGACGAACTGGGGATGACCGCCGCCCTCCGACTGGCCGCGTGCCGGGCGCTGGAGGCGCTGCCGGAACGCCCGGACGCCGTGATCCTCGACGGGAAGCACGACTATCTCGGTGCCCCCTGGCAGGTGCGGACCGTGATCAAGGGGGATCAGTCGTGCATCGCGGTCGCGGCGGCTTCGGTGATCGCCAAGGTGTACCGGGACGCGCGCATGGCGGAACTGCCGGAGGAGTTCGCCGACTTCGCCTTCGCCGCCAATGCCGGATACCCCTCTCCGGTGCACAAGGCCGCCCTCGCGGAACTGGGCCCCACCCCGTACCACCGGCTGTCCTGGGCCTATCTCGATGCGCTGCCCCGGTGGCGGCATCTGAAGAAGGTCCGGATCGTGCCGGAGCCGACGACACCGGAGAGCGGGGGCCAGCTCGGCTTCGACTTCTGAACTGAACCCGCCACCAGGGAAATCGCACATACGTGCCACCCGCTGATGCCGGTTGCGCCGGCATTTGATAGACATCCACTCATGCCTCTCCCTCCCGAGGAGTCTCAGATTCACGAGAGTGCCCAGGGTCCCCGCGCCACTCCGGCCGCCGGCCGCACCGCGCCGACCCCTCGTCCCGTACCCGGTCCGCGTTCCACGGCATCCCCCCGCCCGGGGAGCCCCGGCCCGGCGAGGCCGGCGCCCCCGGCCCGTACGAACGCCCCCGCTGCGCAGCCTGTAGCGCAGCAGAATCGTTCCCAGCCGCAGATTCAGTTGATCCCCGCTCCGGCGGACGGCGCGCTGGACGCGGCCGACGAAGCGGTCGATCTGCTGCTCGACTCCGGGCGGGCGCCCGGCGACGTACTGGTGCTGACCACCGGTGAGCACCACCCGTGGGCGGCGCACGAGCTGACGTTCGGCGAAGCCGCCTACTGGGCTCAGCACGATGCGGGCGACGACGTCTTCCATGCCGATGCGGGCGCAGTCGACCGGGCCGCGAACCGGCCGGTGGTCGTGGTCGCGTTCAACGGAGGCGCCGATGACGCCGCCGCCCGTGTCCTGCCCGAGGCGATCAAGAAGGCGACGGCTCTGCTGATCGTGTGCGGTGATCCCCAGCGGATCAACGCCGTGCTCGGTGTGACTGTCTGACCGTCGCCCGCTCGGCCCCGCCCCGGCCCGCTCGGGCCGGTGGCGGGCTGCGCGGCGCCCCGCTCCGTTCTCCGGCCTGTCCCGGTGAGGGCAGACCGGAGAACGGCTCGGCCCGGGAAGCCGTGGCTCATGCGCCCCGGCGCCCGGCCGGGGTTCGGAAGGGTGCTCCGAAGAGCGGTCCCCGCGCTGTCTCCGGATGTCCGGGCGCTGAGGTGATCCGTAAGGCGGACCAGGTGGTACGTGCCTGCCCTCAGCGGGCCGCCGTACGCCGCAGGGCCTCCGAGGAGCCGCCGGCCGTGCGCAGTTCGTACGGTTCGGATGCCATCGTGTCGGCGAGATCACCCGGTACGGAGGTGGAGTTCGGCCGACGGCCGCCCCGGCCCTCGCCGAACACCTGCCAGCCGCCCCGGGTCAGCGTGATGTAAGCCCCGCAGCGCAGACCGTGCAGGGTGCAGGCGTCACGCAGTCCCCACATCCACGCGCCGTCCTCCTCGGTCCACCGCTCGTCGCCCTCGCGGCAGTAGAGCAGGACAGCGGTGCGCACCGGGGTCCGGCGGCGGAGGTCGTGCGGGATGACCCGGCGGAGATGGGCCAGCAGGGCGTTACGGAACTCCCAGCCGTCAGCGGGTGCCGAGCGCCGGGCGAACGAGGCACTCGCGGCCAGCCGTTCCTCGGGGTCGAGTACGGCGACGACGGCAGTGGAGGGGGTTGGCCGGTGGCGAGTGTGCAGTCCGCTGACCACTTCTCGGGGGTTGCGCAGCAGCGGGATTCCTGCCGCCGTCCACTCGGAGGGCTGGAGCATCCGGGCGAGACGGCTGGCGGAACCGCTTGTCGAAGTAGCTGCGGACGAAGCGAATCCGAAGGTCACGATCCTCCCTTCGCATACGCGCCCACAGTGCGGGCAGGGTCGGGTGAGGGCGCACCGCGGCACAGCCCTTCAGACCACCGAGGGACCGCGCGGGGAGCATTTCAATTCTTCCTGGCTCGTCCGGATGCGGCAACGAGCAATTCGAATGCACTGGCAGGAATGGGCGGGTATGCCGTGGATATCCCTGCCCCCAGACTTCCCGGTGACCACTATCGTGCCCATCGGCGTCACCCTTGAACCGCGAGGACCAGCGGAAACACCCCCCTCGCACCGGATTTCCGCAGCAGCCGGGCCGCGACAGCAAGGGTCCAGCCGGTGTCCGAAAGGTCGTCGACGAGCAGTACCGGTCCGTCGGCCGCCGCCAAGGCCGCGGCGAGGGGGGCCGGGACGGTGAACGCCTCGTGCAGGGCTCGCACACGCTGGGCGCTGTTGGACCGGGAAGGCCGGGCCCCCGTTCCGTCCGGGGTGTACTCGACGGAGCCCAGCAGCGGCATCCGGCCGATACCGGCGATCCGGGTGCCGAGCGACCCGATCAGCTGCGGCCTGGTGCGGGAGGCAACAGTGACCACACCGACGGGCCGGGCGGGGGCGTCCGGCGCCCCGGATGCCCACCCTCCGGGACCCTTCGCCCAGTCGGCGAGCACGGTCACCACCGCATCCGCGACATCGTCGGGCACCGGGACGTCCGGCGCCTGCGGTGTCAGCATCGGACGGAGGCGGTTGCCCCAGCCGATATCGGAGAGACGTCCCAGCGCGCGGCCGGGGAAGGTCTGCTCCCCTTCGGGGATCCGGCCCTTGAGGGGGATGCCCACCGCCGCCATACCGGTGGGCCACATCCGGCGCGGCTCCACCTCGACACCGGGCCGCCCCAGCTCGCCGCGTGCCGTGTCCAGGGCGGAATCGGAGACTTTGTCGCTGAACCGGCTTCCCGCGCAGTTGTCGCACCGGCCACAGGGGACCGCTTCGGAGTCGTCCAACTGGCGTCGCAGAAACTCCATCCGACAGCCCGTCGACAGCGCGTACTCCCGCATCGCCTGCTGCTCGACTTCGCGCTGACGGGCGACCCGGGCATACCGCTCCGCGTCGTACACCCAGGGGCGGCCGGTGGCGGTCCAGCCGCCCTTGACCCGCCGCACGGCCCCGTCCACGTCGAGGACCTTGAGCATGGTCTCCAGCCTGGTGCGCCGCAGGTCGACGAGGGGTTCCAGCGCGGGCAGGGACAGCGGGCGGTCGGACCGGGCCAGCACGTCGAGCGTCCGGCGCACGAGATCCTCGGAGGGGAAGCCGACCGAGGCGAAGTACTGCCAAATGGCCTCGTCCTCCCGGCCGGGCAGCAGCAGTACCTCCGCGTGCTCCACCCCGCGGCCGGCCCGGCCCACCTGCTGGTAGTACGCGATGGGCGAGGACGGTGAGCCGAGATGCACCACGAAGCCGAGGTCCGGCTTGTCGAATCCCATGCCCAGCGCCGAAGTGGCGACGAGCGCCTTGACGCGGTTGGCGAGCAGATCGTCCTCGGCCTGCTGCCGCTCGGCGTTCTCCGTGCGCCCGGTGTACGAGGCGACCGTGTGGCCGCACTGGCGCAGATAGGCGGTGACCTCCTCGGCGGCGGCCACCGTGAGGGTGTAGACGATTCCGGAGCCCGGCAGCTCGCCGATGTGGTCGGCGAGCCAGGCGAGCCGGGTCGCGGCATCGGGCAGCCTCAGCACCCCGAGACTCAGGCTCTCCCGGTCGAGCGGCCCGCGCAGGACGAGGGCGTCGGTCCCCGCGCCCGTGCCCAACTGCTCGGCGACATCAGCCGTGACCCGGGTGTTGGCCGTCGCCGTGGTCGCGAGAACGGGGACGTCGGCGGGCAGCTCCGCCAGCATCGTGCGGAGTCTGCGGTAGTCCGGGCGGAAGTCGTGGCCCCAGTCGGAGATGCAGTGTGCCTCGTCCACCACCAGCAGCCCTGTCGCGGCGGACAGCTCGGGCAGGACCTGGTCGCGGAAGTCGGGATTGTTCAGCCGCTCGGGGCTGACCAGCAGTACATCCACGTCGCCGGAGGCGACCTCGGCCTTGACCGCGTCCCACTCCTCCTGATTGGACGAGTTGATCGTGCGGGCGCGGATACCGGCCCGGGCCGCCGCATCCACCTGATTCCGCATGAGCGCGAGAAGGGGAGAGACGATCACGGTCGGGCCCGCGCCCCGCTGCCGCAGCAGGGACGTCGCGACGAAGTACACCGCGGACTTGCCCCAGCCGGTGCGCTGGACGACCAGGGCCCTGCGCCGGTGCGCCACCAGCGCCTCGATGGCCAGCCACTGGTCCTCGCGCAGCCTGGCCGCACCGGTGTGGTCGGAGACGAGACGGGCGAGCACGGCGTCGGCCGAGGTCCTGAGGTCCGCGGGATCCGCGAGGTCTGCGTGGGTCATGGCCTCCATGGAACCCGATGGGACCGACAGGAAGCGAACGCGGCCGCAAGCCTGTGGATAACGTTATCCACAGGGGTCGCGGCAATCGCCGCCGTCCTGCGACCGTCGGTGGCATGAACGAGCACCGAGATCCTCAGAACGGCGCGCACGGCGCGCACGACATCGAAGCGGCGGCCGGCGCGGCCCCGCTCGGCGGCGCGGGGCGAGCCACGGGCCCGGACGAGCAGATCACCTTGCGGGGGCCGGCCGAACTCGCCGACTGCCTGCCCTATCTGCTGGGCTACCACCCTTCCGACTCCGTGGTCCTGGTGGCCCTGCACGGCGAGCGCGGACGTTTCGGCGGCCGTGTGAAGCTGGGTATCCCCGGGTCCCCTGGGGAGTGGGAGCCGACCGCCCGGCAGCTCGCGGAATGCCTGATCGAGACAAGCCGGCGGCGGGACGGGCGCCCCGACGGCATCGTGCTCTTCCTCTGCCGGGAACCGGTCGAGGGCCGGACCGGCCGCGATGTGATGGAGTGGCTGCGCCCCTTCGCCCAGCGGCTGCGCACCGCGTGCGGCAACCTCGACGTTCCCGTGTTCGAGGCACTGTGCATCTCCGGCGGACGGTTCTGGTCCTACTGCTGTCCGGACGAGCGGTGCTGCCCCGTGGAGGGAGCGGCGCTGGTCGCCCCCGGCACCTCCGTCCTGGCGGCGGCCGCGACCTATGCGGGGGTCGGGCTGAGGGGGTCCCAGAAGCAGTTGGAAGCACGCCTCGAACCGCTTTCCGAGCAGGTCTCGGGCGGGCAGCGGCGCGCGCTCGACGGCGCGGGCGTGGATCTGGTCCGGGGCATGCTCGTCGGGGGACGGGAGCGACGGGGAATCGGCGATGACACGATCGCCCTGGCCAGGATGCTGATGGACCGGCTGGCCGAAGCGGAGAGGATCACGAGCCCACCGCTCGCCGATGCCGCCGATGACCGGCTCATCAGCGACGACGAGGCGGCGTTCGTGATCCTCGGGCTCCAGGACCGGGAGACCCGCGACCGGGCCGCCGCCTGGATGGAGGGGCCGGAGGCGGAGCCCGCGCTGCGGCTGTGGCGGGCCCTGTCCAGGCGCTGCGTCGGGCCCTACACCGAACACGCGGCCGCGCCGCTGACCCTCGCGGGCTGGGTCGCCTGGTCGACCGGCGACGAACCGGCCGCGAGGATCGCCCTCGCGGCGGCTCTGCGCAGCGATGCCGAGTATGTCTTCGCGCTCCTGCTGCACCAGGCATGCAACGAGGGTGTGGAGCCGGAGGCCATCCGGAAGTGGCTTCGGCAGGGCGGCGCGGAACCGCGCGACCTGACAATCCCCGGTGCCGGGGCGGCCACCGAGAAATCGGGCACCGGGGTGCCGGATTCCCCGGGAGGCCCGGCGCGGCCGCAGGTGCGGTCGGTGCGCCCGGCAGCGGGGCGGCCGGGCGGCCGGAAGGCTGCGGTGCGTCCGGGCGGGCAGGGACCCTCGGCGGGCGTCCGGGGGCGGGCCGGAGGAGGGGCCCGCCGCAGCGGTGGCCGGACGGAGGGCGCCCTGGGCGATACATGACGGCGGCGGCAGCGGGAGGCGTCGGGCCGCTGTGACCGGCCCGACGCCGGACCCGGCGCTCGGCGGGTGGCGGATGGCGGCGAGGGGCCGGCCGGACCGGGGGAAGGGACGGGGAGCAGAGGAGCGGGGAGAAGGCGAAAGGAGTGTTTATCGTCAGGCAGACGACTATGATCACGGTCATGTCTCCCTACGACCCGTCGGCCTTTCCCCCCTTTGCCGTCACCGTCGATCTGGTCGTGCTCACGGTGCGCCGTCATGCGCTCTGCGCGCTGGTGGTACGCCGCGGGGAAGCGCCGTTCCAGGGGCGATGGGCGCTGCCGGGCGGGTTCGTGCGGGCGGACGAGGATCTGGCGGGGGCGGCCGCACGGGAGCTGGCCGAGGAGACTGGGCTGAGCGCCCATGATCCGGCGTCGCCGGAGCTCGGCGGCGGTGCCCATCTGGAACAGCTCGCCACCTACGGCGACCCCGAGCGTGATCCCCGGATGCGGGTGGTCAGCGTCGCGCATCTGGTGCTGGCGCCCGATCTGCCCGCGCCCCGGGCCGGTGGTGACGCGCACGGCGCGCGCTGGGCACCCGTGGAGGACGTCCTCGGCCAGGAAGCGGGGTCGGCCGGGGAGGGTGACGAGCAGTCGGGGCCGCTCGCGTTCGACCATGCGCGGATTCTGGCGGACGGGGTGGAGCGGGCGCGCTCCAAGATCGAGTACTCGTCGCTGGCCACGGCCTTCTGTACGCCGGAGTTCACCGTGGGTGAGCTGCGGCGGGTGTACGAGGCGGTGTGGGGTGTGGCCCTCGACCCCAGGAACTTCCACCGGAAGGTGACCGGTACCCCGGGGTTCCTGGTTCCGGCGGGCGGGACGACCACCCGGCAGGGCGGCCGGCCGGCCCAGTTGTTCCGGGCGGGCGGGGCGACGTTGCTCAATCCGCCGATGCTGCGCCCCGAGATCTGACCGGTCGGCCGGGAGCCGTCGCGAACCCGCCCCCGCGTGCTTCGGGCATGGGGTGATACGACCGTGGTGGGGCTCTGTGTTCCGGGCGGGCGATGGGGAGGAAGGCCGTGCCCGGGACACCCGGGTAACGATAATGCGCAAAAAGTCCGAAATGTCGAGTTATTGTGCTCGGTGCCCGCATGCCACCGGGCGGCCCTCCGGGCCGTCCCTCCGTGGGAGACGCGATGCTCCAGGCCATCGGACTGACCAGCGCCCCCCGGCGGGAGCTTCCTCCCGCCGTCGACGATCTTTCCTTCGACGCCGCTCCCGGCCTGGTCACGGTCCTGCTGGGGGCCGCGGGCGCGGGCAAGACAACCGCGCTGCGCCTGATGCTGGAGCTCGAACCAGGTCAGGGCGTCACGTACTACCGCGGCAGCAGACTGGCCGACCTCGCGCACCCCGCGCGCGAAGTGGGCGCCCTGCTCGGCGACGTGCCCGGGCATCCCGCACGGACCGCCCGGGGCCAACTGCGGATGCTCTGCGCGGCCGCCGGGGTGCCGATGGCCCGGGCCGGAGAACTCCTGGAAGCCATGGA is part of the Streptomyces qinzhouensis genome and harbors:
- a CDS encoding TetR/AcrR family transcriptional regulator, translated to MGSSGWKAAGEVPSVTPRRRGKVLECAILDAALEQLGTVGWSGLTMEGVAAGAQTGKAAVYRRWPSKVDLVADALRSSMPSLDGAPDCGGVREDLFQLCRAIRDTFFSRPGLALRSVLHECDSATAERFHAVIMGQVVEPSVRLIRAVVERGVARGEVRGDAIDDMVFEVIPGLMMYRSKVCGSEWGDREIAEMVDRVMVPLLRSCGAARGVAGGGRATGGAEP
- a CDS encoding ribonuclease HII, which translates into the protein MPYEPPTHRVERSIRATTGAKIVAGVDEVGRGAWAGPVTVCAAVTGLRRPPAGLTDSKLLSPKRREELAVELETWVTAHALGHASPEEIDELGMTAALRLAACRALEALPERPDAVILDGKHDYLGAPWQVRTVIKGDQSCIAVAAASVIAKVYRDARMAELPEEFADFAFAANAGYPSPVHKAALAELGPTPYHRLSWAYLDALPRWRHLKKVRIVPEPTTPESGGQLGFDF
- a CDS encoding RecQ family ATP-dependent DNA helicase produces the protein MTHADLADPADLRTSADAVLARLVSDHTGAARLREDQWLAIEALVAHRRRALVVQRTGWGKSAVYFVATSLLRQRGAGPTVIVSPLLALMRNQVDAAARAGIRARTINSSNQEEWDAVKAEVASGDVDVLLVSPERLNNPDFRDQVLPELSAATGLLVVDEAHCISDWGHDFRPDYRRLRTMLAELPADVPVLATTATANTRVTADVAEQLGTGAGTDALVLRGPLDRESLSLGVLRLPDAATRLAWLADHIGELPGSGIVYTLTVAAAEEVTAYLRQCGHTVASYTGRTENAERQQAEDDLLANRVKALVATSALGMGFDKPDLGFVVHLGSPSSPIAYYQQVGRAGRGVEHAEVLLLPGREDEAIWQYFASVGFPSEDLVRRTLDVLARSDRPLSLPALEPLVDLRRTRLETMLKVLDVDGAVRRVKGGWTATGRPWVYDAERYARVARQREVEQQAMREYALSTGCRMEFLRRQLDDSEAVPCGRCDNCAGSRFSDKVSDSALDTARGELGRPGVEVEPRRMWPTGMAAVGIPLKGRIPEGEQTFPGRALGRLSDIGWGNRLRPMLTPQAPDVPVPDDVADAVVTVLADWAKGPGGWASGAPDAPARPVGVVTVASRTRPQLIGSLGTRIAGIGRMPLLGSVEYTPDGTGARPSRSNSAQRVRALHEAFTVPAPLAAALAAADGPVLLVDDLSDTGWTLAVAARLLRKSGARGVFPLVLAVQG
- a CDS encoding DUF4192 domain-containing protein; its protein translation is MNEHRDPQNGAHGAHDIEAAAGAAPLGGAGRATGPDEQITLRGPAELADCLPYLLGYHPSDSVVLVALHGERGRFGGRVKLGIPGSPGEWEPTARQLAECLIETSRRRDGRPDGIVLFLCREPVEGRTGRDVMEWLRPFAQRLRTACGNLDVPVFEALCISGGRFWSYCCPDERCCPVEGAALVAPGTSVLAAAATYAGVGLRGSQKQLEARLEPLSEQVSGGQRRALDGAGVDLVRGMLVGGRERRGIGDDTIALARMLMDRLAEAERITSPPLADAADDRLISDDEAAFVILGLQDRETRDRAAAWMEGPEAEPALRLWRALSRRCVGPYTEHAAAPLTLAGWVAWSTGDEPAARIALAAALRSDAEYVFALLLHQACNEGVEPEAIRKWLRQGGAEPRDLTIPGAGAATEKSGTGVPDSPGGPARPQVRSVRPAAGRPGGRKAAVRPGGQGPSAGVRGRAGGGARRSGGRTEGALGDT
- a CDS encoding NUDIX hydrolase, which gives rise to MSPYDPSAFPPFAVTVDLVVLTVRRHALCALVVRRGEAPFQGRWALPGGFVRADEDLAGAAARELAEETGLSAHDPASPELGGGAHLEQLATYGDPERDPRMRVVSVAHLVLAPDLPAPRAGGDAHGARWAPVEDVLGQEAGSAGEGDEQSGPLAFDHARILADGVERARSKIEYSSLATAFCTPEFTVGELRRVYEAVWGVALDPRNFHRKVTGTPGFLVPAGGTTTRQGGRPAQLFRAGGATLLNPPMLRPEI